Part of the Pieris brassicae chromosome 11, ilPieBrab1.1, whole genome shotgun sequence genome, AGTATCAGCTGTTTTGGAATACCTGGTATACGGCGGCTGGAGGCAGGTCCAAGCAAACTGCGCAACACAATATACCCCCCAATCTATGTTCTAATTTAACAGACGGGTCTTCGTCAAAGGCAGTCTTACGCCTTTTAGGCGAAGGACCATCATCCTTTTCTGATAAAATAGAAACTTTACTACACGTAGGTAAGGGGCTATTCTCTGGTATTTcagacattttttaaataattttattaatttttactactCGTAAGCACTGCAATCAAAACAagacaaattaataaacaaagaatCAACTATTAAGCAAAGATTAAAGAACCAAAACAACGATAATAGAGTATTGTCGGAACACagatagatatattatattataacctAAAATCGTAAAGAAACTTTGAAAGCTTGTAGCGACACCTACAATTCGAGACTACAATCGCAATAATGACGTCATACActatattcaattataattttgtgcaATATTTATTCTCTATATTCGTCACAACTACAAATTTACATAGCTGAATGCACAGGAGATTTTAGGGGAAGTATTTGATCTCCAGTAGTATCTACGTAAGATAGTTtgtttaatgattaaaattttaacttatgaatatatatCTCTTTGCTCTTATCCCAAAGTGTAAAGATTTCAGTAAAATgcctaataaaaattaattcaagaaatatttatgCTACTATCTTAATGCTACTTCTAGCCACATATTGTACTTACACTTGTATATTAGCaagatatatttgaaaaaaaaaaactgaatagagaaaatataataaatatagaaaattaaaatagaggGTTATATTAAGTAAACAAAGCATACAGGCAACAATAGTATTGCTTGTATTAATTGCTTACTCATCTTTAATACTCATTCACGTATGCTAACAATTATTCAGTATTATTAAGTCAGATCTTTGGTTTTTTAGATATTGAACCAAATGCTGATATTACTGTACCCTTTGTTCCTGTAACATTGGTTGTGAGAGGTTGTTGAAGAAGACCTGGCTGCTTAATTGTTGGCTTTGAGCCAACATTTGGTGCTGCTTGATCCCATTTTGACTTTCTTTTTTTCTCTTCATCACTGTCGGTCTTCTTACCagatataaaatctatttttgataatttttctttcttttccttTTCTCTTCTTTCCATTTCTATTTTCTGAACTCTCGCTAATTCATCATAATAAGACTCCTTACCCCATTTTAAAGGATCATATATTTCAGGTGGATAATTAGTATCTAATTCATTAATATCACAAAACTGGatcaatttttcataaatactaggatttctaaaattctttttGTCTTGAATTATTTTGTTCATATCATATCCTTCAGTGAGCATTCGGTTATAGAATTTAGCAATGGAATCCTGTAACTCCTTTGGACATTTACCTGGTGGCTCAGGTGGTATTATTACCCCATCTTGAGAGTCATCAGCATCTGATCGTTGAACTGCATCATCTGTGTCTGTTTCCATAGATAATCTTCTCATGTCATCCTGTCCCTCTGCAGAAGGGGACATTTGTTCTTCATCTGACACCACAGTGTCATCCACATATGAAACAAGTCTTCTTTTGGGAGAGGATGGCGCAGATAAACTTTGTTTACTATCAATGACGGTTTTGGGGCTAACAGGTTCGGATTGTGTTGTTTTGGGTGCATCTTTTTCGGGAGTTTGCTGTCCATCTTCCATATCTTCTTCGCCTTCAGAATCGGTATAAGTAGCAGTAAGGGAAGCTAAAGCTTGTGAGGCCATGCTTCTTGTGAGTTATTCCCCGATTCTgaggaatttaattatttattgatagtGTGTATTCCAAGATAAAGATtgttctaattaattaatcttaagTTATTGAAAGTGAAGTGATAttgattattgtaatataagtaACAACTACAACAACAGTTGTTTTCAGACTTCACACTTGACAGTTATGATGGACTAGACAGTTGAGATTTGAGAGATTAAATGACCAATGAGCACAGATGACAGAACACAATTTAAAAGCATAGAGGATGAAAATTTATGCACTTGTCAACAGTAATTTGTTAGGCAGGCACCGTCACAAAGAAGTCTGTTCTTTTTCTGTTTACATGACTTTCTTGTTTGACGAAAGTTTTAGTTGATGCGTTTTGATAAAAACCCTTAGAAGTAGAGTAGGATATGTACGGACATATCTGCTGTAGGTAGTGTTGCGTTAAAAAAAGGTGCGTGCGTCAAAActgtacacatgtcagaagtgaaacttctttggcaaattaatttttaagtcttgttcatatatatacaaatcttAAACTATAGATTTCCGAGACTTGATATGTTTGGaatttaattgtcattaaataaaaagtgccgaaaattaatacaaatttaatatttacattattcaaCGCGATTTATATTGATGTTGTTGTGGCGAAATTATGATTATGTGGcattataataagtaaaatatgcaatataagtTCATATTTCAACATTCTGtaaatatcttgtaaaaatagctaTTGTCGTTCTACTCTCGCTACATGAATATTTGCTTCATGCTACGttcgccctttctcactctctcttaaaggttaattaattaaaacgcaATAATACTTGAAAACATTGTGTTTATTGCAGTGCATCATAGACAATTATTATACGTGTTTCGTTTGAACAAAATGCCTTTGTTTTTGGTTCCcactaaatatttgaatattttcttaacttttGTGACGTCTTCTCTAGTGGGGTTTTCGACCTTCCTGCTAACTAGATTGACCGCTTGTGCGACATCTGGTCTGGTTCTGGTAGATAGGTACAGTAAACTTGCC contains:
- the LOC123716007 gene encoding SAP30-binding protein translates to MASQALASLTATYTDSEGEEDMEDGQQTPEKDAPKTTQSEPVSPKTVIDSKQSLSAPSSPKRRLVSYVDDTVVSDEEQMSPSAEGQDDMRRLSMETDTDDAVQRSDADDSQDGVIIPPEPPGKCPKELQDSIAKFYNRMLTEGYDMNKIIQDKKNFRNPSIYEKLIQFCDINELDTNYPPEIYDPLKWGKESYYDELARVQKIEMERREKEKKEKLSKIDFISGKKTDSDEEKKRKSKWDQAAPNVGSKPTIKQPGLLQQPLTTNVTGTKGTVISAFGSISKKPKI